The following nucleotide sequence is from Halogeometricum borinquense DSM 11551.
GTCGTATCTCGGAGGACGAGCGCCCACCCTCTGTCGTGTCCCTCTCCACTTCCGAGCGGTGTCGCCGTCGCCTCGTAGTACCGTTTCTCACCGTCGTCCTCGACTGTGATGTCGAGACGACTCCGGTCGGCATCCAAAAGTGCGTACATCCCGAGAGAGTTGTGACAGATATCAGCGATATGGGAGCCGATAATCTCCTCTTGCGGGACGGTAAACAGCGGGAGCGCGGCAGGATTCAATTCGACCACGCGCCCGCGGTCGTCGAGGACGACCATTCCGTCTCGCATCTCAGAGAAGACGTAGTCGCGTGCGACAGGAGTCACGTCGAACAAGTCGTCGCTCCGGAGTCCGAACAGCACCACGATAGACGACAAGCCGAGTGCGATTGGCGTCACGTCGAACCGCGGGAACGGGCCGAGCAGTTGCATTGCGAACGCAAACACCGGAATCGAAGCCGCCGAAAGGAGGACGACGGTCCCGCGACGGTAGTTTCCGTCGCCGCGGACGAGCAATCGGCCCATGACGACGGATCCAACGAGTAACAACGCCGAGACGTAGAGCAGGTGAACGTTGTACAGCGGTCCATGCGTCATCGAGAGGAAGACGCCGGAGGACGTCGAGATGCGTCCGAAGTCGCCGACAAACAGGTCGCTTATCCCGACGACGCCGACGAGGCCGAGAATGGCGACGACCGTCGGTTCGATACACAGGGCGGCGACGCTCCGTCGGGAGAGGATGGTTTCGTCGCCCGCATACACGAGTGTGAACACGAACCAGAGCGTCGGCGTGAACGCTGCCGCCACCTGCCAGAGGCTGAACCAAAGCAGTTTCTCACCCAGCAACGGGACCATCAACTGAAACCCGTAGGCCGTCGCCCAGATGGCACACGCGAGATTCAGGACGGCAAAAGGGATGCGAACGCGTCGCGCGTAGAATCTGTACCGGAGGAGAACGATGATAGTCACCGACGCACAGAGTGCTCCCGCTACAAACGGGAAAACAGCAATCATCTGCGTCATCGGTACAGTGACATTGGTTCCTGTCTCTCTCCAGTGGTCCCTCTCACCGCCGCGTTTCGATGACGGTGGTAGTTCTCAGAATCACCCACGAAAAACATGGACTTAAATCGTCGGTTCTTGATATCAACGGTGATAACACACGAAGGCCGCAGCTCCAGACGTTTGTCTGGTGGATTCATCGACAACTGACGTGCGGAAACAGCGTGAGAATGTCGATACGCCAGACTTCCGGACTCGTCGGTGTAGTGCGATACGTGAGGGACGACCCGATCAGGAGGTGAAACGGTGCTGTCGGGTCCCGCTCTTCTGAGTGAGAATCGCGTTTAAAACTGTCTCCCCGCCGAGAGCCTACAGTCCGAGTTCCCGACCGATGACGAGGTGTTGAATCTCGCTGGTTCCCTCTCCGATTTCCATCAGTTTGGCGTCGCGGTAGAACCGCTGGGGTGCGAAGTCCTCGGTGTATCCGTAGCCGCCGAGGACTTGGACGGCGTCTTCTGCGACTTCGCGGGCCGCTTCCGATGCATCGAGTTTGGCTAACGCCGACTCACGACTCACCGACTCGCCCGCGTCGTACCGCGTTGCCGCCTTGTGCGTCAGCAGGCGGGCGCGTTCGGTCTTTCTGTGCATATCCACCAGTTTGTCGCGGATCGCGTCGAACTTCGAGATCGGCTTCCCGAACTGCTCGCGGTCGCCCGCATACGTTTTCGCCGCCTCGTATGCGCCCTGCGCGAGGCCCGTCGAGAGGGCGGCGATAGAGATCCGGCCGCCGTCGAGCGTCTTCATCGTCTGCTTCCAACCCGCTCCCTCCTCACCGAGCAAGCGGTCTTCGGGGATGCGAACCTCGTCGAATGCGAGTTCGCACGTGGGCGAACAGTTCAAACCCATCTTGTCCCACACTGTCGTCACCTCGAATCCGTCGTCCTCCTCTGGGTCTACGATGAACGTCGAGATACCGTCGTAGCCCTCGCCGGGGTCCGTGACAGCCTTCACGAGGACGGAACCCGCGACGTTCGCGTTCGTGATGAACTGCTTGGACCCGTCGATGACCCACTCGTCGCCGTCTTTCTCGGCGGTCGTATCCATGTCGCTGGCATCGGAGCCAGAACTGGGTTCCGTGAGTGCCCAGCCACCGAGGTACTCGCCCTCCGCAAGGGGACGAAGCCATCGTTCTTTCTGTTCTTCGGTGCCGAACAGTTCGATAGGTTTCGACGCGAGGCTGATGTGTGCGGCGTAGGAGAGACCGATCCCGCCGGAGACACGACCCAGTTCCTCGGTGACGAGAGCGTACATCAGTTGGTCGCCGCCGAGTCCGCCGTACTCCTCGGAGATGGGAACGCCGAGCATGTCGAGGTCGGCAAGTTCCTCGAATATTTCCTCGGGGAAGCGGTGCTCGTCCTCTATCTCCTGTGCGATGGGGGAAATCT
It contains:
- a CDS encoding acyl-CoA dehydrogenase family protein, with amino-acid sequence MDFELPSEHRMIRDTVREFCEEEISPIAQEIEDEHRFPEEIFEELADLDMLGVPISEEYGGLGGDQLMYALVTEELGRVSGGIGLSYAAHISLASKPIELFGTEEQKERWLRPLAEGEYLGGWALTEPSSGSDASDMDTTAEKDGDEWVIDGSKQFITNANVAGSVLVKAVTDPGEGYDGISTFIVDPEEDDGFEVTTVWDKMGLNCSPTCELAFDEVRIPEDRLLGEEGAGWKQTMKTLDGGRISIAALSTGLAQGAYEAAKTYAGDREQFGKPISKFDAIRDKLVDMHRKTERARLLTHKAATRYDAGESVSRESALAKLDASEAAREVAEDAVQVLGGYGYTEDFAPQRFYRDAKLMEIGEGTSEIQHLVIGRELGL